ATTAACACATATATACCTCACAATCTTTTTGTATTAGGCAAACTGCTGaattaatagaattaattagaaaattagttttggattttttaacttttgttctAGGTGTTTCTTGATTGAAGGTGTTTTGGTTCAAATTAGAAACATCAATTTCATGAATctatataaaagataatattataaaattaaaaatatatatatatatttgtttaatattaacttacatTACAGTCAAATAGACTGTTTATTGGTTTATTGATGTGTAATGAAAATTTAGCCAATATATGAAATGTTCTAACAAACTGATGAGTCAAAAAAAGAGTTTCTTGATCAGGACTAGGTTTATTTAAAGCTATTTGAACAAGAGTAAGTTTATGTTGGTTACTGTTTTTCCAATTTTcccaaaaaaaatcatgttttatttcaGCAAGCTCAGCTTCTTCTGCTGATAAGGATGCCTGAAATGTTATAACTTGATTaccattaaacaaaataaaatattaataatttatattatattattaattattatgccaACCTTAATAATGAtgtcaaaaaaatgttcacataaatcaaaaaatttgaCTATATATTGATCTGGCATCCCAACATCTTGAATACATAACTTATCTTTAGGAACTTTTCCAACGCGATCAATAAGCCTTACAGCTGATAAAAAAACTGGTGATATATGTGTAGACCACACCAAATAACACATATCtgaaagtttaattaaaacacaaattataacattaatcaCAATCttacatcataaaatattatacttgcttTCTTTTGTATGCAAACATGGTATTGTATCAGCAACATTTAAAGCTGTTTTAAGCGGTCTAAGATCAGCAACACAATTTTTCCAAGCAGATGAATATtcccaaaaaatattacttaataaagtaTTCCCATTTAAACTATGTGGAAAACATGTTTTGAGACGTTTTAATGTGTCTAATACTTCTTTTTCTGCCATATTTAATGCTTTCACTTCAATTGCTGTTTCTGTATCTATAACAAGTCCTTCTTGAATACCCATAATTcctttattttgattaaatggtttagttttttttttatcgaagtCTATTAAATACTCGTCAATCACTAAAGTAGGATCTAGGCCTATACCAGTTAACCATTTACTAACAAGTGTAGACACTCCACCTAAAGAACAACGATAATGTgagatatttatgtaattaagtagctataactattataaaatattataaattataatttattactaataaatgtaattagtaatattaccaCGTCCAAGTTGTAGTAAATCTGTTAGTGTAATGGACGAGtactcatattttaaacagtgAAGTGTTCCAACTGAActttttgaacaatattttaatgtagcaTTGAGATGGCACAATTGTTCAAGTctttctattaataaattccaTTGATAGTCATCATCAGAAATACATTCCCattcattattaacattaactataaatataaattttacaaataattcaagTAATAAAAGAACTGACTTTCACTCAAGTAACTATGCTCCTAAACCAACCTGTTTTTCTACTAGACGCAatagttttacatattatggcTCCAGTTAAACAAGCAAAAGTATTCGAACTATTTGAAAACTGATCTTGAGTTATTTtccaatcaaattttatttctgaaaataaaaataaagaattttaaataaataaatttctcattagtttataacataaactCATACCATTTGAATTACAAATTGTGTCAATTGCTCtgtgaaaatttaacatttctgTTACAATTGTTAAGGTGAGAGGTTTTGATAGCCAATATTTAACAGCTAAATATACCATATCTGGTAATTGAATACCACTAGCTATCCATGCAGAATTCCATTCTCCAATATCATTATCAAAGTGCATAATAGGTTCAAATATATgtttacctaaaatataattatttttttaatgtgcagttttataaatacatataaataatgagcAAATCTTACATAattcatcaacatttttattaatatttacagacACAATTTCACcagttgtattaaaataagacaGTAGTTCAATTAGATTCAACGATTTAATGTCATCATAAAACATcactacagtttttttttttggctctATAGGAAGTAAAGAAATAATTCTATCCATATCTTGATCGGTTAAACGAAGCGTTTTAGACAATTCCTTTAAAAGAGtgaatatgaataaatgtaaatatactcattaaaatattatacttgtatacttgtattttatctTCAGCTGATAAAGATGATGCCTGGACACGATGCTTTTCTTGAAAATtggataaaaatgttaaaaactttataagttTCAAATGATTGtcagtatttttcaataaattttcattataattttgagattCACTTTGCtctaaagttaaattaaaataatcatataaatgtaaatatttaaattgtttaacaaaGTTTTACTTCTTTCTCTTAAATTTGCTTGAAagcttttcaaaaatgtaaccAAGGCATTTTGTGTTATACTTTTACTGGttgtaatataatcaaatgcTTGTTGCCTTACTTTATCagtcattaaattattgactaaTTTCACAACTTCTTCACAGAGTATTTCATCATCAACATTTTCACTCTTGCATAATgatttgaatgttttaaacGTATACATATCTTGAGAAAGTTGACTATTAGagcaactaaaaatattaatttaataatattatgtgattatgtgtatcaaatattttagtaaatactaaataatatacctttcTATACAGTGATAAGGCACATTTATTTCTGTGATATTTTCTGtttcatcaataaaataacagcGATAATTAGCATTATATATGTTCATTCTTGATGTACTTAGAGCTCCAAACAAACCAAAATTTGTATAGAATAGtctaaaacattaatagagtcaataagattttaaattaatgtcttTAAAAGTTTGTAATAGAACACACCTTCCAGTTTTAGAAACTTTGGAGactgatattttttcatagttGTGCATCGACCATACTTCGAGTACTTCTTTATTtggtataaacattattaaaaataatgcttgTTTAGAACTAGAACTCTTATTTTCATTGACAACAAGCCATCCAAATTGAACGTCTTTATATCCATCCCATGttctaaatattgaaaataattattgttaacatataaattaaccaCAAACCTTAACTACCGTATTATTCCTCCAGCATTGACCTCAAAAAGTGTTACTTTTTCCAAATTATCAGAGATCACTCCTATGGATAATTGGGGacttaattcaattttcaaagcTTCACAATCCATTTCATTGAgactaaaactaattattaatttaatattttactatgtttattattaatattatacagaataatttgtattttattttagtttagttaTTACCGACATCCAAGCTGTTCAGGTTGTTCTTGAGTATCAGGGGTTtcgtttaatgataaattataagtcaACCAATAGctaaaattacaaacatagttaattaatttatcttcaACTTGTTATGAATCTATTAAATTCTTACGGCAATGTCTGTATAAAAGaagatttcaatttatttgtaactgCTTTGGTTATATTCCCAAAAGTAGGTTGAGCATGTCCTCCAATTGTATAATGAATTGCTAAGTATGGTTCATGGCCAGCAGTTATAATTTGAGTCATTTGtggtatacaattttgtttatcaCCACTAATACCTTTACAGATATTGGCTGCTACTATGTGTTGAAAACtagtaatatcatattttggcCCAATAGCagcatcatttatttttttctgaacatCAAAAGCCCactttttatatactaatggAGAGATACTTATATCCCCTGTACAATTTGCttgaactaaaatattaataatattcaattaataaatataaatatttgattataataataaactttcgTCACTCAGATTTAGTTGACACCCACCACTTACATCTTTATTGTTTTCGatgttataatcaataatcaataatttacataaaaatgtacaaataataattatacataaattatatattatatatttaaataattaatattacacataaaaatttagacgattaaaataatatgaataaataaatcgtaaaaaaattagGCATCATTCATATatgaatagatataatattcagaaaataataaaaattaagcagGTGGCCAAACCTAcagtacatacattttataatatcgaaaACACTAAAAATCAAAGTGACGGGGTCAACTAGACCAGTACCACTTTttctataattgttttattatttcaaataagtgagatttataaacatatattattaatttgtggagaatacaattttatttaaacccaatgcttttaatttgatttaaattaaataaaaaaagaaaaattataaatacttatttttacacttACTTTTAGCCAATTGATTTTTACAAGACCtcaaactattaataaacattgtgCCATCAACTGTACACATaactttactatataatattgcaatttcTTCAGGTTGTTCTACAGTTGGAGGATTAATTTTAGCAGGCTGATGACTTTGACACCTTAATTTCAAAACAGCACTATTATGGAATAATTGTGATAGTAATAGGTCTCCatcctaataaataaaatagattaataattatttgataaaaatgaattaaaaataaaaattaattgagaaTTACTTCAGTATAAAATTTGACAAAACCGCTTGAAAATCCAATGGCAATGCAAAACCAATCAGGACTACAATGAGTAGACAGTTTTGTATCGATTGCTGCAATCGGTAGACATACaattgatgtaattttttcactgaaaaatatgaaatatattatattaaagaatacaaaaaaaaaaaaaaataataataatcatcattttttttaacaattatataaaaaatgtaaaacaaatataagtataacatacTTGTTTTCTTGGGAAATGtcattactataaaatgtttgaaaagtctggcttataatattatcattggttGAACTGGAAAACCACTtagctataaaattaaaaatagcaaaatatattttattttatatactaacagatacaaacaaaataaatatatttacgtgtaaaggtaattattttattgtcataaCCAAATACTATGATTTCACCTCCAGGAGATACACAATTTACAGTGTCATTGAAAACATCTACTtaagaaataaacaaataaatttttaattttgttatgtaaataattatttttatatttctatcatATAATACCTTTAGTGTCATTAGATCCAAATAAATAagctttaatttttgatagatCAATAGCTCTGGCAAATACTTTAAGCTGAACCGACATGTTGAAATGTTAATGAAGAAATTGTTAAACACCTACGTTTgcataattaagtataatataggcatatattttttatgttaaaacacTTGAAACAGTaaccattaatatattttaaaagcaagtataaacattattaaaaacaaatataaaacaaaatttctcAACATGAAACATCAATCTTTATTGTttcttttgtaaattatttgttatttattttggtttgttatctatattatagtatcaacaattatttacttcATCACAGTGATAATACcacagacataataatattctgtgcAACAGAGTTGTGtgataatagtacctactacgCAGTTGTACTGCAGACCTgcagtatagtaataatacgtaataaataataacattgtattgTACATGTACTATTACTGCTATTGTAGTTAAGatgaataattgataattaacaTTCAATCCACGTCGACTTCgcccaaaaattatttattttgtcctATTGACCCCCGTATggccgtataatataatattattatgtaattgtatttatgtatcaaTTAACCGTACTACTGagctacttataaatattcttcTGTGATTTTGTTTCTGTAGCAGAATTTGAAACTCGTCATCACCAATACGGCAATATCAACAAtagattttatagaaattgagTAGACAAAAACCTATAATCTGCTTCATTAATCGTATAATTTGCAACCCTCTTCAGTGTATTTCTAAAACTTATTTGTCCATCACAGATTGCTACATATTTTCAGTTAAGCTTAAGAAAAACACCTTTTCAAACTGGGAATATAATAGACTACAGACATGGTTGAATTGTAGTAGCATTTTTTccgatattatacaaattctaATCACTATTTAGTTGGGAGTTGTAACCAATTCTCaactaaataaactaatagcCTTCCAAATGGTAAATGAGTAGATAATAATGGTTTTGCCACTCCGAGTTTTTTATCAACttcggaaaaaaaatttaatcccAAATGGCTTCatcaattacaataaattgtttatcttCAAATTCTTCTTGGCTGTACCAAAATATGTTAACTAAAGTTCCATAAAATGCTTATAGAAATGAAGCTAAAACGTAAAGGAGAATTAGAATAATTGAAATCGTTGCACAAAAaaacgtgtatataataattaataggagAAAAGAGGAGATGAATTGCAAAAGACAGAGAAAGAACAACATAAGTCATTTCTGCAGACCAAGAGCCAAACATCAGCTTAGTTGAAAACATATTGCAGGTACACTCATAAACTATAAtccatacaattataataatatgagcatAACTGAacatacctactaatatttacaaatagaaTAATCGTAGgtacaaataatttgatttgaataCCATACAGTGATTACAGTGTccctgtatattattgttacatacatactataataccCTACCAAATTCTTTGTATATTCTAGCCGATATTTTAACAGAGGGGAAGGAGTCTGTACTCTGTAGATCAGTGTTTCCTAAAGTGGGCAATATCACCCCCTTACGGGTGATAGAGCTATGCAGGGGGCGATGAAAGTTCAagcttaattaattattgcgtacttttgtatacattttttatgataaagattgtttgtcatttttttttttttttttttacaaatgaatGGTAAAgatgaaatgtttaatttaataaatgttcgaTATCTGGCTTAGTTATTCAAGAATACCGAATCAACTTTTGCGTAATTACGCTAACCTTaacgtattatttaaacaagataaaacttatttaaactttgagATTCGAGTTTATCGTAATAAACAAAGACTGTTAATGCGATAACGGACGATGTCATCACGGATTTCAATATTGAACAATCCGAATGAATTGATTTTTCGTTTAAAGCTTCTGGTTATACAGGTGTTTCCAACGAAATACTATAGATTTTCGAAGAATTGCGCGGATATATAAAACCCtagaacaataaaacttattatagatAAGTTCTCCAAATGTCTAAGTGAGATATCGTATTTGAACTACACAAACATGctagataaaattatacaagtagcattgattatagaatagaCCAGTGCCGAatctagtatattttttacccgggacaaagtataaaattagcgCCCTCCCCTTTGTTATGCCCACAATTTGGCACCGCAATTTAGCGCCCCCGATAAAAACTTCCGGGCAAGTGCCCCGGTTCGCCCCCCCCCTAGATCCAGCCCTGGAATAGACTATAAGAATAGtctattctataatcaatgcAAGTAGTATAATAGGCAAGGTATATATCCACCTTGAGTACCATAGGACAGGTAATGTGTAGTGTGTACGATAAAAATTATGCGCCATAGACTGTTTTACGATATTTACATGGGCGATAGcactaaaatcaaaaactaataaagaagttttaaatgcaatgtcgaaaatattataactcaaaTGCTCACCAAAACTATTACACAGCTCGATAAAGGCTGCGAATTGTATTAGACAACATGCGCctgtaagtattaaattataaaataaaagttttaattaaaaaactcataatagataatttattaggtattaataaaatctaaatatgtaatctttaaaaacaaagtcaaattgttgtattttaaagatttaagctatacaatatgaaaacagtaactatactatatattatcgcCTATGTGAAACACATGGACGCGTATCATACGCGACGTATCGTATACACACGCATTATTAGTTTACATTATAAGTTCATAAAACCGCTAACTTCAAGAAatcataaagtatattaattattaatagatacatGCTAAATATGTTGCAGGTGCaggatattataatgattggcTGTTTTGTACATcctatagtataggtatatttcagtgtatgtattattaaacttgttattaatcaaaattatcaagTATTAGAACTAAATATAGTAGATTTACTACTTACAAGTTTATGTAAGAATACCAATTATTGTGATTGTaactaataatcataatacctatttattatttttttttcttagaagaatttatagttttagctttaaaaatatatttaatcatcatCGCTATCACAAATATACTAATAGCAGTTATACTAATAACTACAAAACAAACGTCTCCTAGGAAATATtggctataatttaatacaatactacTACTCTTAAGGTGATTAGCTCCACCATAGCGGAGAACATATTCAATCCAATATATCGCCCGGTCCATAGGTCTTGGATGggtatctttaaatatttcacttcgtaacttcgagttttctttatacctaaaattcatcataaattatcattatctatacaatgtattattttgtatctacCTATgtcactataaattaatacgtatttaaataatacttttttttttttttaaaaaattatacttactttGGATTTGTAAGAACTTCATTTATGGCAGATAACATGGATTTTTCATTCAAACCAATATGATCTACCATTTTCCCGATGCCATTACGTTCAGCTAATTTCATGTTCATGTGTTGGTCTCCAAAGAAAGGAATGCCAACAATTGGCAACGCATTATAGGTAGCTTCTTCAAGACCGTGTACACCTCCGTGTGTGATGAACAGACGAACGTTTGGGTGacctattcaataaatattataataagtatgttagaatttaggtaggtatcagtgtataatgaaaattttagtaatagaTAGTTATTAGATACCCAAGATATCGGGTTGCGGGAACCAATCGCTAACCATGACGTGATTGGGCAATTGTGGCAGATTTTTTGAATCCCACTTCCACATTACTTTTTGTTTCACTTtctttaaaacgtttataaaaatgtctatagTTGAATTTGGTAAAGTGGACGGATCCACAATGGTACCAAAACTGAAATATATTACTCCGTACTCGGCAGATTCAACGAACTCCAAAAATTtctacaaaacaaattaatttttaactataagtaGTACTCGTACTTACACCAAAGTAtccaataatagtaaaatgttcGTACTCCGGTTAATGGTTTTGGTTCGTTCACATGAAGTCCTGCAATTTCAATTGTACCAGGCAGGTAGGGTCTTGTAACACCAATACTGTAATGTGAATTGATTAATGTCACTGACACGTTTCTCAACATGTCCTCAATGGGAGGCCTAGATTCATaacctttatatttaaaatatttatccatGGTCTCTTTTTgtaaaggtaaataataataatcttccaaaaataattgataaattccAATGACAGTATTTTTGAACCGTTCGATGAACGACATTTGATCAGTTGCTCTGGTTCGCTGATCAAGTATGTACGAAAATGTAGATGGTTCACCAATCCATTTACTATTGGATGGCCACAACATCGAAACacctaaattaataactgGTGCTTTGTATTTATGGCCTAGTGTGATTGTGTATTCTTGGCAAAATGGGAAAACCATAACTAGATCAAATTCGTAGTCTTgggataaaatgaaattttgcaTTTCTGGTTTGGAAACCATTTTTGAACCTAAAGATGTAGACATACGCCACATACCAGGTAATACTGTTAAAAAACTATGACTAGCTAACTCCATTGGATCGACACCTATACcaacaaatattcataatatccatattaaaaatatttaaaaatatgtattcattttacacgttttatattatttgttatttgaaataattaatatcacttactttttaaaatattttcatctacTGAAATTGGAATGTCTGTATAGTTTGCCAATGGTGTCTTCAGTGGAAATATGCTAACTACTGTAAGATTATGTCCTCTAGCAGCAAGTTCTTTAAATAATGGTTGAAATCCTCTAAAGTGACTTTTAAATGGCATCGGTGCAAAAACAAGTATATTAGCACTTTGTGTAATAGTGATTAGTGTAAGAAGTTTAAAAATccatatgataaaattgtaatttttcattttaactgTGTGAATAATCACTTATTTATGTTGATCTgctatttgtttcaaaaatatttacctttaaCCAACATaatcaacaaataacaatataattatatatttatattaaatatagcaaATTGGAATATTAGAtttgttatgattattattttataattctaatattaaataagaatacgatttattaaaatagttttaaatttatactttatacttttaatttatgaacaaattaaataactgttcaaaattatatcttattttaatttgcacTGCGTAAATAGttacgtaaaaaaattgtggccACATTATCTCAACAGTCAACACCTAGTGTCaagtaatgtttaattttttggtaTCGTCAAAACAGTTTTGATTttacactaaattatttagtacaactttttatatttttttcttgccataaatatgtatacatataatatatatatattttttatcgttaaaatatattaacaagagctattagttacataataatattaggataTTGATTAAGTAATTAGTAAAGTAAATAACTAGATTAGATTACGGAAATATTGGTCAAAAAGtccgaaaatatataatattctctttatatttttatttataattatataattaatataaataatttgttaatttatatttattttaactggtgtattttaattttaactgtacctacttatttaagaatatctgaatataacatataaaaaaatataataatataatttatatttataaaatttttaaattttactaaaaaaaaaaacaaaaattaatactaattatattttattacatacaatcatatagtaggtatatataatatatattgtggtcTCAAACACGCGGCCCGCGAGCTCTTTCGATGTGGCctgcaataaatatttaattcttcaaaaatttttattttttatttttttattttagatttagtattaaaataagtcaatAATAAAGTGTTTCGTCCGCTAACCTTTGACGTAAGTATATATGGCCCGTTGGTAATTTGTGTTcgaaacctatataataaattttagttataaatatcaaataaaaatttaatagaatattttgtattttttgactttttgtCGCTGGAATTTTCGTCATAGATTCCTAGATtacaacgattttttttttaaataacattatatgattttgtttgcttaaggaaaattaaaataggtaggtactatcgtgtacttatataattatactgtcATAGCGGTTATCGACTATAGgattaataagaataacattttaaatcagaAATAGATAAGACagttataattagtataggtGTATTGTAGTGATTCCCaaactttatatttactgactgctcataaaaaaaaaaaaaataacagacgccctttttaaaaaaaaatgtattaataaaaaagtgtctacgcaatgaaaaattaattaagcttTCGTCAAACCCCTGGAAAGCCCTAGGGCTTATAGTTATCGCCCACTTTGGGAAACGCTGGTGTATAGCAATCAAGCATGTAACCGTGCAATTTTTAGATCTATTACTTTGATTCTTAtcgtgtaaataatttacatattaaaaattaaaatcatgcatactatttcataataatcttaatgtatttatacgtgatacatagtttattaatctaatagacaattttgaattacGAAGAATCAGCTAGTTTAAGTTAGATAAACGTACctttattaaagaaatcaGATCGTCCCGAACGAATAggtaataactatttacaaCGTAGGTTAGTTAACATcttacattaatattgatatgaaTAGAATTGTTAATACTTGCTACGAGAACTCAAGGTTCAATATGATTcgacaataattgtttagtaaaatgtataataggtagtggaaagaatataa
The DNA window shown above is from Aphis gossypii isolate Hap1 chromosome 2, ASM2018417v2, whole genome shotgun sequence and carries:
- the LOC114119831 gene encoding uncharacterized protein LOC114119831 codes for the protein MLPSIFIYIISCSAIAVTSASNILVFMPLPFKSHIRGFQPLFEELTHRGHNVTVVSSYPQNRRIANYTDIGPFIPKGHERNVMDSIDMNFLTSVFSVWDIGFKFSEVLTHKSMEEFLRTNTDSFDLVIIESCCQEYTVALGHKYNAPVINLAPAMIWSSISKWLHVPSTFSYIPNVLLKTTSNMSFIQRLKNTITGILQLYVENYLYLPKMKEIMDTHFTYKGWESRPSLEDMLNNVSLTLVNAHYAIGISRPYLPGVIDIGGMHIKEPKSLSVDLQTFVDSAEQGVIYFSFGSSINLNHLPQEKLNIFLSTIKKLKQKVIIKWTPNSTIELPQHIMTGSWFPQNDILAHPNVKLFITHGGLHSLEETVYFEKPVVAVPFFGDQFLNMKYVEKTGYGKVVDFSKMTEESFGNSIKEVLSNPTFKKNVEIQSRIYRDQPMKPLDRAVYWVEYVIRNGGAKHLKSDSVGLNDVQYFLLDIVFLLLIPIVCLIWSCYLFFVKITYKLYVSNTNYQRAIYTYVKVIIHTVKMKNYNFIIWIFKLLTLITITQSANILVFAPMPFKSHFRGFQPLFKELAARGHNLTVVSIFPLKTPLANYTDIPISVDENILKSVDPMELASHSFLTVLPGMWRMSTSLGSKMVSKPEMQNFILSQDYEFDLVMVFPFCQEYTITLGHKYKAPVINLGVSMLWPSNSKWIGEPSTFSYILDQRTRATDQMSFIERFKNTVIGIYQLFLEDYYYLPLQKETMDKYFKYKGYESRPPIEDMLRNVSVTLINSHYSIGVTRPYLPGTIEIAGLHVNEPKPLTGKFLEFVESAEYGVIYFSFGTIVDPSTLPNSTIDIFINVLKKVKQKVMWKWDSKNLPQLPNHVMVSDWFPQPDILGHPNVRLFITHGGVHGLEEATYNALPIVGIPFFGDQHMNMKLAERNGIGKMVDHIGLNEKSMLSAINEVLTNPKYKENSKLRSEIFKDTHPRPMDRAIYWIEYVLRYGGANHLKSSSIVLNYSQYFLGDVCFVVISITAISIFVIAMMIKYIFKAKTINSSKKKK